The proteins below are encoded in one region of Casimicrobium huifangae:
- a CDS encoding FAD-binding oxidoreductase, whose translation MTPLSLDQPWGRGYRVSHEHAYAGDAPLPTSNFLPRGLGRSYGDLCVNDGGTLLHNFRRDRLLAFNNVSGVLSCESGATLADIAQVMLPRGWFLPVVPGTRYVTVGGAIANDVHGKNHHVAGSFGGFVESLTLARSDCATAVRISPDHPRFATTVAGLGLSGLMLDTDIRLKRIPGPGIEQEIRLFGGRRSGAGIDGYLELDADSKPWEYTVGWIDTLDRDLRGVFFRGRHCDGPDEWLAPQPARLTVPIDAPQWVLGRWSARAFNALYYRLHATKTAQRSVIPIWPFFFPLDAVNGWNRAYGRRGFIQYQFVVPTLAARETVPRILAHLREAGVASYLAVIKTFGDVPSPGIMSFPMAGTTVALDIPAPDERDRRALDRADAMVADVGGRVYPAKDARMSAAMFQRFFPRWRELEAARDPAISSSFWRRVTADVHQKGPQT comes from the coding sequence CCGCTGTCGCTCGATCAGCCTTGGGGACGCGGCTATCGCGTCTCCCATGAGCACGCATACGCTGGCGACGCGCCGCTTCCGACTTCAAACTTCCTGCCACGCGGCCTGGGTCGCAGCTATGGCGATCTTTGCGTCAATGACGGCGGCACCTTGCTGCACAACTTCCGGCGTGACCGGCTGCTAGCGTTCAACAACGTAAGCGGTGTGCTGAGTTGTGAGAGCGGCGCGACACTGGCCGATATCGCCCAAGTGATGTTGCCGCGCGGCTGGTTTCTGCCCGTCGTGCCCGGTACGCGCTACGTAACGGTGGGCGGCGCAATTGCCAACGATGTGCATGGCAAGAATCATCACGTTGCGGGCAGCTTTGGCGGCTTTGTCGAATCGTTGACACTCGCTCGTAGCGATTGCGCCACTGCCGTTCGTATTTCGCCCGACCACCCGCGATTCGCAACAACTGTCGCCGGTTTGGGCCTAAGCGGGCTGATGCTCGACACTGATATTCGACTCAAACGAATCCCCGGCCCCGGCATCGAGCAGGAGATTCGTCTCTTCGGCGGCAGACGCAGCGGCGCCGGTATTGACGGCTATCTCGAACTCGACGCCGACAGCAAGCCGTGGGAATACACCGTTGGCTGGATCGACACGCTGGACCGTGATCTGCGCGGCGTGTTCTTTCGTGGCCGACATTGCGACGGTCCCGACGAATGGCTCGCGCCGCAACCGGCGCGACTCACGGTGCCAATCGATGCGCCGCAATGGGTGCTCGGCCGCTGGAGTGCCAGGGCCTTCAACGCGCTGTACTACCGGCTGCACGCGACCAAGACCGCGCAGCGATCGGTGATCCCGATCTGGCCGTTCTTCTTCCCGCTCGACGCCGTGAACGGGTGGAACCGCGCCTATGGCCGCCGCGGCTTCATCCAGTATCAGTTCGTGGTGCCCACGCTGGCAGCACGCGAGACAGTGCCGCGAATCCTCGCGCATCTGCGCGAGGCGGGCGTGGCCAGTTACCTCGCCGTGATCAAAACGTTCGGCGATGTACCCTCGCCCGGCATCATGAGCTTCCCGATGGCGGGCACCACGGTTGCGCTCGATATCCCGGCGCCCGATGAACGTGACCGCCGTGCGCTGGATCGGGCTGATGCGATGGTCGCCGATGTCGGCGGTCGCGTCTACCCGGCCAAGGACGCGCGCATGTCAGCGGCGATGTTCCAGCGCTTCTTCCCGCGCTGGCGCGAGCTGGAGGCCGCGCGCGACCCGGCGATCTCGTCGTCGTTCTGGCGCCGCGTCACTGCAGATGTTCATCAGAAAGGACCGCAGACATGA